The Nitrosopumilus cobalaminigenes genome contains a region encoding:
- a CDS encoding C2H2-type zinc finger protein codes for MGFFNKSKCELCDKKFSKEEELMNHIQIVHGKDLKYDCKKCNKFFSNMEDMRTHLQREHSYKKDR; via the coding sequence GTGGGATTTTTTAACAAAAGTAAATGTGAATTATGTGATAAGAAATTTTCCAAAGAAGAGGAGTTGATGAATCATATACAAATTGTTCACGGTAAAGATTTGAAATATGATTGCAAAAAATGTAACAAGTTTTTTTCAAACATGGAAGATATGAGAACTCATTTACAAAGAGAACATAGCTACAAAAAAGACAGATAA
- the rpsJ gene encoding 30S ribosomal protein S10 — MTQTARVKLTSTSLPKLDGVCGEIMGIGKKTGVKVKGPTPLPVKRLHVATRKSPCGSGTETYEKWEMKMHRRIININADDKAIRQLMRLKIPDDVYIELSLT; from the coding sequence ATGACACAAACCGCCCGTGTTAAACTCACTTCCACCAGTCTTCCTAAATTAGATGGTGTATGTGGGGAAATCATGGGTATCGGTAAAAAAACCGGTGTTAAAGTCAAAGGTCCAACTCCACTTCCTGTAAAAAGATTGCATGTTGCTACTAGAAAGTCACCATGTGGCAGTGGAACTGAAACCTATGAAAAATGGGAAATGAAAATGCATAGACGTATTATCAATATCAATGCTGATGATAAAGCAATTAGACAACTTATGAGACTAAAAATCCCTGATGACGTCTACATTGAATTGTCTTTGACATAA
- a CDS encoding RNA polymerase Rbp10, with translation MINMVEEEIDEIEETPVETFDVSYSCLRCGTSVQNSELSRLPEIKCICGFRVFTKDRPPVVKTVKAI, from the coding sequence ATGATTAACATGGTTGAAGAAGAAATAGATGAAATCGAAGAAACTCCTGTTGAGACTTTTGATGTAAGTTATTCTTGTTTAAGATGTGGTACTAGTGTTCAAAATTCTGAATTGTCTAGATTGCCTGAAATCAAATGTATTTGTGGATTCAGAGTGTTTACTAAAGATAGACCTCCAGTAGTTAAAACCGTAAAAGCAATTTAA